CGCCCAGTTTCCGCTACTTTCGGCAGAAGATTCAAGAGCTTATGGGGTATTCTGCGCAATGACCGATTGCGTTGTCTTCAGGCGCTCGGCAAGTTGTGCTTGCGTGAGCTTGGCACCAGTGCGGGCCAGGTCAAATTCCGGGCCGAGTTTTTCATAGGCTGCCCGGTATTCTGGGTCATGGCTCCATTTTTTGTGCAAGTCACTTACGTTACTCATTTTTTTTTATCTCCTGACGGCTCACCTGTCAAGTGATCCGAGTTTCTCAAGTCGTTCAAGCCACGCATTAAAGTGGGGACATTTGGATCGGCAGTCCTCCGCCGATGACGTTTTTCTCCCAGATCTCTCCAAGCGAATAGTCTTCCAGCCATGCGTCGAGTTTTTCGGCATCTGGCCTGATAAATTCTGTAGCCTCATCATTGCGTTCGACAACCACAATGTCTTCTGGTTCAAAAGCGTTGAGAAACGCGCTGGACTGCGTACTGACGAGGACCTGTGTCTGGCCACTTGCTGCTTGAAATAGCGACGCAATTACATCGAGCGCATACGGATGTAGCCCGAGTTCTGGTTCATCCACCACAATCAGGTATGGAAGATTTTCTTTCGGCTGTAGCAGTAGCGCAATCAGACAGATTGCCCGTAGCGTACCGTCCGAGAGTTGATGAGGACCGAAAATGAGGTCGGATTTGCGATGGCGCCAGTTGAGAATGATGTCTCTGGAATCGGTTGGCTCGAGATCAAAGTCTTCGAAAAATGGTGCCACTTGCCGAATTGTCGCCACAATCCGGCGATATACCTTTTCCTTATGGGACTTGAGTGCATACAATACCGCCGCCAGATTCGCTGCGTCGGGCATGAGCCAGCGATTGTCGCTGATATAACAATATTGTCGGACTCTCGAAGTCGGCGATGTATCGTGGAAGTGATAGACGCGACAATGATTCAGCAGCAAATGTCTGAGTATCTTCGCCGCTGGTTCGCCTTCTTCTGCCGCGTCTCCAATCCGCGTTTCTCGATGACCAGCTCCCAGTGACACGGCCCTTGGTCTCGGATAGCCTTTTTGATGATAGGCGAGTGTTTCTTCGGCAAAAATTAGAGAATCACCAGCAGCGTGGAATAGTCTCATGTAGTAGGTATCCGTTCCGTTCTCTACCTCAAATACCATTTTCGCTTCCAATTGAGGGGTTATATTAGGGCCGAAGTGCAAATTGCCTGTAGCCCGTCCCGTTGCTCCAATATGTTGCTGGAGCCGTCCGCCCATCAATTCATTCACGAATTTAAAAAAAGCAATGAGATTGCTTTTGCCCGCCCCATTAGCACCAATCAAAATATTGAGGGGTCGAAGCTCCAATGACATTTCTTTGATGGATCGAAAACCGCTGATCTTAATGCTTTTTAGTACTGGCATTCTACTCTCTCCTTCTCCCTCCTGCGCGGTATCCAGGCAATTAACATGTCTCCACAAGACACGGCCCCATTCTGGTGTATCGCGTGTTTTATTTTCGACTATCGCCCGGTTTTCGCACCGGGTATTCATAACGGTCTCCCCTGGCGTCGTA
This genomic stretch from Gemmatimonadota bacterium harbors:
- a CDS encoding AAA family ATPase, with product MPVLKSIKISGFRSIKEMSLELRPLNILIGANGAGKSNLIAFFKFVNELMGGRLQQHIGATGRATGNLHFGPNITPQLEAKMVFEVENGTDTYYMRLFHAAGDSLIFAEETLAYHQKGYPRPRAVSLGAGHRETRIGDAAEEGEPAAKILRHLLLNHCRVYHFHDTSPTSRVRQYCYISDNRWLMPDAANLAAVLYALKSHKEKVYRRIVATIRQVAPFFEDFDLEPTDSRDIILNWRHRKSDLIFGPHQLSDGTLRAICLIALLLQPKENLPYLIVVDEPELGLHPYALDVIASLFQAASGQTQVLVSTQSSAFLNAFEPEDIVVVERNDEATEFIRPDAEKLDAWLEDYSLGEIWEKNVIGGGLPIQMSPL